The genome window GGCTTCCACCGCGAGCTCAACTGGCTCCTCGAGCGCAGCGTCAACTCATTCCAGTGCAAACTCGCGATAAGACTCGACGTGGGCCAAGAAATGTTCATAAATCCTGACCAGATCGCCGATCTGAACCGCCTGGGGCACCTGTCAGTTCTAATCGCGGGCGACGTCGACGTAGAGGCGCCGGCGCATGTGGCCACCGAGCACACCGTGTACGTCTTCGTGCCGCCGTTCAAGGAAAAGGTGTCGCTGAAGGTGCCCTTTCACTTGCGATATCAGAGGGCGCAGATCTCTGGAGGGTTTGGGAAAGTGGTTGTGAACAAGCCCAGCGTTTTGGCGATCTGCCCCCACAGTTGCGGCAAGATCGAGGTGAAAGCACCTTGCGATCTCACCAACAAGGTCACTTGCGGATGGAATAATGTCAGTTATCAGGCGTTGTTCGACGAGGTGGAGCTGCTGGTGCCAGTGGGCGACTTGGATGATTACCCTCTGGTGTCCATTGTGACGCTGCTGCTGGGGTGTGCCGGGTG of Tenebrio molitor chromosome 6, icTenMoli1.1, whole genome shotgun sequence contains these proteins:
- the PIG-X gene encoding phosphatidylinositol-glycan biosynthesis class X protein; this encodes MVWRFIFASILTVHAAVKSPSDPRCKNLNISLTQKIDNEGFHRELNWLLERSVNSFQCKLAIRLDVGQEMFINPDQIADLNRLGHLSVLIAGDVDVEAPAHVATEHTVYVFVPPFKEKVSLKVPFHLRYQRAQISGGFGKVVVNKPSVLAICPHSCGKIEVKAPCDLTNKVTCGWNNVSYQALFDEVELLVPVGDLDDYPLVSIVTLLLGCAGCIYTLSVLSTTPL